A genomic region of Mesorhizobium sp. NZP2077 contains the following coding sequences:
- a CDS encoding fumarylacetoacetate hydrolase family protein, whose amino-acid sequence MTDMTFLPDDGVFLGRARSPAAPHPLVVTVRDGTVLDITSSTAPTVRDICEMADPAGHVRAAKGKPIGSLDDIAANSFQAKRDLTKPYLLSPVDLQAVKASGVTFVVSLLERVIEEQARGSAEKADAIRADIAGLIGHDLSKLKPGSPEAMEIKAKLIARGAWSQYLEVGIGPDAEIFTKCQPMASVGFGADVGLHPVSTWNNPEPEIAMIAASSGRIVGATIGNDVNLRDVEGRSALLLGKAKDNNASASLGPFIRLFDDTFSIDDVKQAVVRLKVEGDDGFSLEGASSMAEISRSPEELVAAAMGPHHQYPDGLALYLGTMFVPSKDRGEKGKGFTHKVGDIVTISSEKFGALVNRVRLSPDCPHWTYGASHLMRDLAKADLI is encoded by the coding sequence ATGACTGATATGACGTTTCTGCCTGACGATGGTGTCTTTCTCGGCCGTGCTCGATCACCGGCCGCGCCCCATCCTTTGGTGGTCACGGTGCGTGACGGCACCGTCCTCGACATCACGTCGAGCACGGCGCCGACGGTGCGGGACATCTGCGAGATGGCCGATCCGGCAGGGCATGTGCGCGCGGCCAAGGGCAAGCCGATCGGCTCGCTCGATGACATCGCAGCCAACAGTTTTCAGGCCAAGCGCGATCTAACAAAACCGTATCTGCTCTCCCCGGTCGACCTGCAGGCGGTCAAGGCATCGGGTGTGACCTTCGTCGTCAGCCTGCTGGAACGGGTGATTGAGGAGCAGGCCCGCGGCTCGGCGGAAAAGGCCGACGCCATACGCGCCGACATTGCCGGGCTGATCGGCCATGATCTGTCGAAGCTCAAGCCCGGTTCGCCGGAAGCCATGGAGATCAAAGCCAAGCTGATCGCACGTGGCGCCTGGTCGCAATATCTGGAAGTGGGCATCGGCCCCGATGCCGAGATCTTCACCAAGTGCCAGCCAATGGCCTCGGTCGGCTTCGGCGCTGATGTCGGCCTGCATCCGGTGTCGACCTGGAACAATCCGGAGCCCGAGATCGCCATGATCGCCGCATCGAGCGGCCGGATCGTCGGTGCCACCATCGGCAACGATGTCAATCTGCGCGACGTCGAAGGGCGCTCCGCACTGTTGCTCGGCAAGGCTAAGGACAACAATGCTTCGGCATCGCTTGGCCCGTTCATCCGCCTGTTCGACGACACGTTCTCGATCGACGACGTCAAGCAGGCCGTCGTGCGCCTCAAGGTCGAGGGCGATGACGGGTTCTCGCTGGAGGGCGCAAGCTCGATGGCCGAGATCAGCCGTTCGCCGGAAGAGCTGGTTGCCGCCGCGATGGGGCCGCATCACCAGTATCCGGATGGGCTGGCGCTCTATCTCGGCACCATGTTCGTGCCGTCGAAGGATCGCGGCGAAAAGGGCAAGGGGTTTACCCACAAGGTCGGCGACATCGTCACCATCTCGTCGGAGAAATTCGGTGCGCTGGTCAACCGCGTGCGGCTGTCGCCCGATTGCCCGCACTGGACCTACGGCGCCAGCCATCTCATGCGCGACCTGGCGAAGGCCGATCTTATCTAG
- a CDS encoding sugar ABC transporter ATP-binding protein, with product MSDSPILFVRTIAKRFGSTVVLEDMNLVVERSSIHALVGESGAGKSTLTQVLAGIVRPDRGVIEFDGKTATIDSPNASRKLGIGVVLQQPGLFPERPVLANLFVNREPVHNGLISRREMEARSRDLLRQLGLDVDVHAPLGDLGSGQRQLVAIARALLENPRLLVLDDPNSALDQRQSERLFAVLRGLKARGMSMLYASNRLADALAIADQLTVIRNGRDVLSKARQELTASEEAMIGQLRQSLFPLPLRALPTLGGTLRPQVTIDGLGGGKLDGISFTARAGEIVGLAGSGAQDVLALLFGQRKPRQGKVRFPDGDGLPRTQTEAARRNICMISGERANGLMPDKSIAFNIANVVVGARDWGSHWYSPGAALGRAARQIEALRIRSTPQIPAGSLSAGGQQKVIIAKWLEIGPQVVLLDEPARGIDIGSNDDMDVDRLLKLITAGMPADENRQPSRESAA from the coding sequence ATGTCCGATTCGCCGATCCTGTTCGTGCGCACCATCGCCAAACGTTTTGGCAGCACGGTCGTGCTCGAAGACATGAACCTTGTGGTCGAGCGCAGCTCGATCCATGCGCTGGTTGGCGAAAGCGGTGCCGGCAAATCGACGTTGACGCAAGTGCTGGCGGGCATTGTCCGACCAGACCGTGGTGTCATCGAATTTGACGGCAAGACCGCGACGATCGACAGCCCCAACGCTTCACGCAAGCTCGGCATTGGCGTGGTCCTGCAACAGCCGGGGCTTTTTCCCGAGCGCCCGGTGCTGGCCAACCTCTTCGTCAATCGCGAACCGGTCCACAACGGGCTGATATCGCGGCGCGAAATGGAGGCACGCAGCCGTGACCTGCTGCGCCAGCTTGGCCTCGATGTCGATGTCCATGCCCCGCTCGGCGATCTCGGGTCCGGTCAACGGCAGCTGGTCGCGATCGCCCGCGCGCTTCTGGAGAACCCGAGGCTGCTCGTCCTTGACGACCCGAATTCGGCGCTCGACCAGCGCCAGAGCGAGCGGCTGTTCGCCGTGCTGCGGGGCCTGAAAGCCAGGGGCATGAGCATGCTCTACGCGTCGAACCGGCTGGCGGACGCGCTTGCCATCGCCGACCAGCTGACGGTGATCCGCAACGGCCGCGACGTGCTGTCGAAGGCGCGGCAGGAACTGACGGCTTCCGAGGAGGCGATGATCGGCCAGTTGCGCCAGTCACTGTTCCCGCTGCCGCTCAGGGCCCTGCCGACGCTCGGCGGCACGCTGCGACCGCAGGTCACAATCGACGGGCTCGGCGGCGGCAAACTGGATGGGATCAGCTTCACGGCCCGCGCGGGCGAGATTGTCGGGCTTGCCGGTTCCGGAGCGCAGGACGTGCTTGCCCTGCTGTTCGGGCAGCGCAAACCGCGCCAGGGCAAGGTGCGTTTTCCCGACGGCGACGGCTTGCCGAGGACGCAGACGGAAGCGGCGCGGCGCAACATCTGCATGATATCAGGCGAGCGCGCCAACGGGCTGATGCCCGACAAGTCGATCGCCTTCAACATTGCGAATGTGGTCGTGGGGGCGCGCGACTGGGGATCGCACTGGTACTCGCCCGGCGCTGCACTTGGCCGCGCCGCGCGGCAGATCGAGGCGCTGCGCATCAGGAGCACGCCGCAGATACCGGCGGGCTCGCTTTCAGCGGGTGGCCAGCAAAAGGTGATCATCGCCAAATGGCTGGAAATCGGCCCGCAGGTGGTGCTGCTCGACGAGCCGGCCCGCGGCATCGACATCGGCAGCAATGACGACATGGATGTGGACAGGCTTCTGAAGCTGATCACGGCGGGCATGCCTGCGGACGAAAACCGACAACCCAGCCGGGAGAGTGCAGCATGA
- a CDS encoding ABC transporter permease, whose product MTRTDTAPLLAGSANRRPGRRIRLPVETGSIVALAVLVAMLGWLSPVFLQPANLLSVLGQAALPGLLAIGMVFVLATREIDLSAGAVFHLAATSTALLMVAGVDPWLAALAGVVAGAGLGLINGLLMIALRLPALLVTLGTWWMIQGLSLVAGRGQTIVPPGADVLATLSGKAFVFVPAAGVVFTVLALAMHVVLHRTRFGYRLQAVGSNPRAATYAGIPTGKVKVLTLVLMGAMAGLAGVIHIGAQGAVAPGDGGTFALLAIAAAIIGGTSLSGGNGSVIGAAIGMLALQTILSAMTLLGVDAIWAAFTTGALVVLALAVDRMTRLWRERRADRARDNALG is encoded by the coding sequence ATGACCAGGACCGATACCGCGCCGCTGCTTGCCGGTTCAGCGAACCGTCGACCTGGACGCCGTATTCGGCTGCCGGTTGAGACCGGCTCTATCGTTGCCCTCGCCGTGTTGGTCGCGATGCTGGGTTGGCTGAGTCCCGTCTTCCTCCAACCGGCCAATCTGCTGTCGGTGCTGGGCCAGGCTGCCCTGCCCGGCCTGCTGGCGATCGGCATGGTGTTCGTGCTCGCCACGCGCGAAATCGACCTTTCAGCCGGTGCGGTGTTCCATCTCGCAGCGACCTCCACCGCCTTGCTGATGGTTGCCGGAGTGGACCCCTGGCTCGCGGCGCTGGCGGGTGTGGTAGCTGGCGCCGGCCTTGGCCTGATCAACGGCCTGCTGATGATCGCGCTGCGCCTGCCGGCCCTGCTGGTGACGCTCGGCACATGGTGGATGATCCAGGGCCTATCGCTGGTCGCAGGCAGGGGACAGACAATCGTGCCGCCGGGCGCGGATGTCCTGGCCACGCTGTCGGGCAAGGCGTTCGTCTTTGTGCCGGCGGCGGGCGTCGTCTTCACCGTGCTGGCGCTGGCGATGCATGTCGTGCTTCACCGCACCCGCTTCGGTTATCGGCTCCAGGCCGTGGGCAGCAATCCGCGGGCGGCCACCTATGCCGGCATTCCAACAGGCAAGGTCAAGGTGCTGACGCTGGTGCTGATGGGGGCAATGGCGGGGCTTGCCGGCGTGATCCATATCGGCGCACAGGGCGCCGTTGCCCCCGGTGACGGCGGCACGTTCGCACTGCTGGCGATCGCGGCGGCCATCATTGGCGGCACATCGCTCTCGGGCGGCAACGGCAGCGTCATCGGTGCCGCGATCGGCATGCTGGCCCTGCAGACGATACTGAGCGCCATGACCTTGCTTGGCGTGGACGCCATCTGGGCCGCCTTCACCACAGGTGCCCTGGTCGTGCTTGCCCTCGCGGTCGACCGGATGACGAGGCTGTGGCGCGAGCGGCGCGCCGATCGCGCCAGGGACAATGCGCTCGGCTGA